Genomic DNA from Thiosocius teredinicola:
ACTCAATCATCTGCTCGCGCGTGAACAGCTCCTGATCGCCATGCGACCAACCGAGGCGCACGAGATAGTTCAGCAGGGCCTCCGGCAGGTAGCCGTCATCTTTGTACTGCATCACGCTCACCGCGCCATGACGCTTCGACAGGCGCGCCCCATCATCGCCGAGGATCATCGGCACATGCCCGAATGCGGGCACAGGCCAGCCCATTGCCACGGCCATGTTGATCTGGCGCGGGGTGTTGTTGATGTGATCGTCGCCGCGAACCACATGGGTAATGCCCATGTCATGGTCGTCGACAACCACCGACAGGTTGTACGTCGGTGATCCATCGGTGCGGCGGATGATCAGGTCGTCCAGTTCGTTGTTGCTGACGACGATATCGCCCCGGATCAGGTCGTTGATCACCACGTCGCCATCCTGCGGGTTGCGAAAGCGAACCACATGCGGCTCAGACGGATCGATGTCCCGGTCACGACAATGGCCGTCATAGCGCGGCTTCTGTTTGTTGGCCATCTGCTCGGCACGTAGCGTGTCGAGCCGATCTTTCGAGCAGGTGCAACGGTAGGCGTGGCCCGATTCGAGCAGGTGGTCGATGACCTCGTTGTAACGATCGAAGCGCTTGGTCTGGTAGAACGGCCCCTCGTCGTAGTCGAGCCCGAGCCATTCCATACCCTCCAGAATCGCGTTGACCGACTCCTCGGTCGAGCGCTCCAGGTCGGTATCCTCGATCCGCAGCACGAACTGTCCCCCGTGGCGTCGGGCGTACAGCCACGAAAACAGTGCCGTGCGGGCACCGCCGACGTGTAGATATCCGGTCGGACTGGGGGCAAATCGGGTCTTGATTGTCATCGAAAGAACAGCAAATTGAGGAAACGCGCAATTCTATCAGCCCCGACGGGATTGACCAGCAGCCAGCAGAAAAACTACTATGCCCGTCTGCCCATTCTTGGGGCGCGTAGCTCAGTGGGAGAGCACTGCCTTCACACGGCAGGGGTCGCTGGTTCGAACCCAGCCGCGCCCACCAGTTTTCCGATCAATATCTCTGCCGAAACTCCAAGGTTTTTCGGAAACCGCATGCCGCACCCTGCCCGGCGTCTGCATTCACCTCGCATGCGTATCTGAGAACGTTCGCCCGATGGATTGCGCCATCGACGGCGTCAACACCTGCACTCTTCCCCGACGTTCATCACGAAACGTGAAGCCGACACGGGCTCTAGCGTATCTCGCGCACAAAACGCGGCAGTCGGTGAGCCTGCGTTTCGACACTCCTTTACATTGATCCTGGTTGACAGCCAGGAATCGCTGCATTTCACGTTTGCCGCAAGCGCAAACCCCGGTGCCCGATCGCAGTAAGACCGGACACCGCCTCGTCGTACCAGCAGGAGTCTCTTCATGCGCCGATGTCGCTACGCCATGAAACATGTTGCCTTAGTGTTGCTTCCCCTTTCGGTTTGCTTATCGGCAGTCCACCCAGCCGAGGCCGCAACGATCACGCTGCACAACGGCGACGTGCTGCACGCAGCAGTCACCGCACAAAGCGAAGACAGCGTGACCATCGAGCATCCCACCCTCGGTACGCTCAAGCTGCCTCGCAGCAGTGTGCGGAGCATTGAGGACAACATCGCGACCGCAGCCGATCCACTACCGACCCCGGTTGCCGCGCCCGCTGTCAACGCACGCGACAACGGCCTGCTGGGTATAGGTCTGCTCGAGGGCTGGGAACGCAAACTCGAACTCGGTGTGAATGGCGCCGATGGCAAGAACAACTACAAGAAGTTTCGCGCCGGCTTCGAAGGTGACTACAAGGACAAAGAGAAAC
This window encodes:
- the gltX gene encoding glutamate--tRNA ligase; translated protein: MTIKTRFAPSPTGYLHVGGARTALFSWLYARRHGGQFVLRIEDTDLERSTEESVNAILEGMEWLGLDYDEGPFYQTKRFDRYNEVIDHLLESGHAYRCTCSKDRLDTLRAEQMANKQKPRYDGHCRDRDIDPSEPHVVRFRNPQDGDVVINDLIRGDIVVSNNELDDLIIRRTDGSPTYNLSVVVDDHDMGITHVVRGDDHINNTPRQINMAVAMGWPVPAFGHVPMILGDDGARLSKRHGAVSVMQYKDDGYLPEALLNYLVRLGWSHGDQELFTREQMIELFDLDAVNRAPSAFNTEKLVWVNQQYIKGADPARLAVLVGEFLANDHVDVSTGPDLAAVIEAQRERAGTLVELATLCHFYYQDYDAIDPAATKKAFKGEPDVALTAVRNKLEALQDWQREPIHQCVADTVEELGVGFGKVAMPLRVAVTGGAPSPDLDLTVFLVGKQATLRRIDKALAYIKEQA